AGGTGTTGCGATCCTTTTGTCACCTGAAGCGGCCGCGGAACTCGGTATCGTAAAAGATTCGAACGTCATCGTAAAGATCACAAAGCGGAGCGGCGAGCTCGACGAAGCGGTATCGGGAACTGCCGTTATCGCACAAGGGGAGACGCTTCTTTCCGCGGAAGAAAATACGGAAAGCGCTGCGGCAGACAGCGGGGTTAAAGGAACGGACTCGGCTGAAAGTGAAGATAAAAGCGGAGAAGAAACGCCGCCTGTTTCGGGTGATGAGACTTTGATTTCCGAAAGCGCAGATGATGCCGCACCGGCTGAAGCCGACGTTCAAAACGACGAAAGCGAAGTCGATAAGGCGGGAAGCGATGATGCGGAAGCGATTTCCGATGAGCGCGTAACGGACGAACCGGTCGTAACGGAAGCGGAAGGTGAAGAAGGAGAGCGCATTGCTGAGAAAACGGACGCACAAGAGGAAGCTTCCGATGAAGGCGAAGCCGTGCCCGAAACGATAGGTGCGACCGAAGAAGAAGCTTTGCCCGATGAAAAAGTCATCGCAGAGGACGTGCCCGAAGATGTGCGGGAAAAGTCGGAAGCGGCAGCGGAAGATATACCGGCGGAATCGGAGGCGATTTCCGATGAGCGCGTGACGGACGAACCGGTCGTAACGGAAGCCGAATCGGATGAAATGCCCGCTGAGGCGGAAGAAAGGGTGTCTTCCGAAAGCGTACCGTCTGCCGAAAGCGTACCGTCTGCCGAAAGTGTGCCGTCCGCCGAAAGTGTGCCGTCCGCCGAAAGTGTGCCGTCCGCCGAAGCAGCCGATGAAAAGATCGCCGATGTTCCGCCTGAAGAAGAGCGGGATATCGCAGGCGATACGCTGCCTGAAAGCGATAAAGCGCCGGAGGATGAAAAAGGGGGGGCGGAAGAGCTCATCGCAGAACCCGTCGAAAGTGCGCCTCCGGCGGACGATAATTCCTATAAAGCGATCGTGCTTACGGATGCGGACGATTCGGAGAGTAAAACGGAGAGTGCGGCTGAAGCTTCCGCAGAAACCCGCACGACCGAAAGCCTACAAGCCGAATCCGTCAGCGAAAGCGATGTGAGCACCGCACAAAGCACCGTTTCCCCATCGCGCGACTTGGGAAGTGCCGCATCGATAGCGCGCGAATACGGCGTACGTACGGCGGAAAATCTTTCGTCGCTCGACAAAGGAACCTATTACGTGCAGATAGCGGCTTTTTCGGCTCCGTCCAATATCCGCGAAACGCTCGGCAAGTACGGCCGCGATTATCCCGTAACGCTCGTACCTCTCGCATCGGGGGGCGCGACGCAGGTTATGATCGGACCGCTTTCCGTCGACGAATACGCGGTCGTTTTGGAGCGGTTTAAGTTGTACGGTTACAAAGATGCGTTTGTTCGGAAAATCCGCTGATTTCGTGCGGACTGTACATTGATTAATAATTATTAAAAAGCCGCCTCGTCCGAGGCGGTCTTTTTTTATCGATGGCGATTATTTTACTTCGTATATCCAGCCTTTCGGCGCGGGGATGTGTCCCATCTGTATGCCCGTGAGCGTGTCGTACAGTTTTTGGAGCACGGGGCCCATGCCGTTTTCGCAGGCGGAAAAGCGTATGTCCCTGCCGTGATCGTATATGCCGCACACGGGGGAGATGACCGCCGCCGTTCCGCACAAACCGCATTCGGCGAACGATGCAAGCTCCCGCTTATCGATTTTGCGCTCTTCGACGGGGACGTGCAGAATATTTTCCGCGATGTACACGAGCGAGCGGCGAGTGATCGACGGAAGGATCGTGTCGGATTTCGGAGTAACGATTTTGCCGTCGTGCGTAATGAACAGAACATTGGCGCCGCCCGTCTCTTCGATAAACGTGTGTGTCGCGGGATCGAGGTAGATGTTTTCGGCAAATCCGTTTTTATGCGCGTCGACGATGTTGTGCAAACTCATCGCGTAATTGATACCCGCTTTGATATCGCCCGTTCCGCGGGGAGCTGCGCGGTCGGAATCGGAAATGCGTACGGCGATCGATTTGACGCCGCCTTTAAAATACGGGCCGACGGGAGTGACGAAGATGCGGAATTGGTATTCGTCGGCGGGCTTTACGCCGATGACGGGATTCGCACCGAACATATAGGGACGGATGTACAGCGTCGCACCGCTTCCGTAGGGCGGCACGTAGGATTTATTCGCTTTGACGACGGCGAGAACGGCTTCGACGAAGCGTTCTTTCGGAAATACGGGCATTTCGAGCCGCTCGCACGAACGCTCCATACGCTCACCGTTTAAATTCGGTCGGAACGTAACGATGCGGCCGTCTTCGGTCGTGTATGCTTTGAGACCTTCGAAACAGGTCTGTGCATACTGAAGGACACCCGCGCATTCGGAAAGGGAAACCGTATCGTCGGAAACGAGTTTGCCGGCGTTCCATTTGCCGTTTTTGAATTCGGCGACGAAGCGCTTGTCCGTTTTCATGTAGCCGAAGGGGAGATTTGCCCAGTCGATTTTTTTGATCGATTTTTTCGCCGCGGTTTTTGCCGCCGGCTTTTTAACGCTCTTTTTTACCGCTGCGGATTTTTTTGCCGTTTTCTTTTCGAACGTTTTTTTCAAAGCGGTCTTTGCCTGCGCTTTTGCCGTTTTGTTTGCCGCACGCTTTACCGTTTTTGCCGCCGTCGCCTTTTTCATACCGGCCTTTGCCGGTTTTTTTACCGCTTTTATCGTTGCCATATCCACGCTCCAAAATGCACCGCAGCTTTGCCGCTGCGGACGTGTTAATAAAAATTAATATATTCTAACGCGCACGGATATTTTTTTCAATACGTATATCTGCAGTACATTATCTGTCCGTATCTTTTTTGCGCGACATTTTTTTTGAAATGTGATAGAGTATGCCGTCATGATACGTTTTACGTGGGAAGAGATCGAAAGCATTGTCGCAGGAAAAACTGCGCTTCCCGACGTGTTTGCGCGCGGTACGGCGCTCACGGTCGGAAACTTCGACGGCCCTCATATCGGGCACGATTCGCTGTTCGCCCTCGTCAGGGCGGAAGCGAAAAAAGACGATCTTACCCCCGGCGTCGTCGCGTTTAAGCAATCGCTCGGTGCTTTCAAATCCGAGGGATTTTACGAAGGCGATCTTTCGACGCTCGCACAGCGGCTTTCGGTCATCGAAGCGAGGGGCATGGCGTTCGCGATAGTCATTGACTTTTCCGATAAATTCGGTAAAATGGATGGACACAGTTTTTTATCGATGCTTGTGCGCGGCTGCGGCATGAAATTCATTGCGGAAGGCTGGGATTTTCGCTGCGGTTACCGCGGTGCGTACGGCATGAAGGAAATCCGCGCGTTTTCACGTAAAAGCGGCATCGTTTCGGAGTTTCCGGAGCCGACGCTGTATGAGGGAGAGCGTGTAAGCTCTTCGCTTATCCGCATGCGCGTTTTCAAAGGCGACATCCGTTCGGCCGAAGCCATGCTCGGCAGAAAATACGCGCTCGACTGTTCCACTTCCGTTTGGAAAAGGGACGGAGGCGCGCTTACGGCGGAACGCAGCGCTTTTGTGCAAGTGCTGCCCGAACACGGTACTTACGGCGTTCGCGTCATAACCGACGGATGCGTTTCGGAAGCCCGCTTTACGGCAAAATCTCATATCCTTTGCCTTGAGAATTTGCAAAAAGACGTGCGGCATATAAAGGCTGTAGAATTTATAAGAACGATAAAAGAATAGGAGTATACGAATGGCACTCTCGAAAGAAGCGGCATCCGCCGTTATCGCAAAATACGGTGCGAACGAACACGACACCGGCAACACAAAAGTGCAGGTCGCCCTGCTCACCGAACGCATCCAGCAGCTCACGGAGCACGAACGCGCTTTTCCGAAAGATAAAAGCGCAAAGCGCGCGCTGCTGAAAATCGTCGGCGCGAGGAGAAAGCTCTTGAAATATTTCGAGCGGACGAATCTCGAAGCGTACCGCTCTCTTATCAAAGAGCTCGGTATCCGTAAATAACGCAAGCAAAAAAGCCTGCATGACCGCTTGCTCCGGCGGCGCAGGCTTTTTTTATAGCATCGATCGGTTATTGATTTCAATTTCGGTCATTTTATGCGTCGATTGAATTTTGAAAATAAGCCGAATTGTGCGGATGCGGAATTCCGACCGTATGCCGTCCATTATGAATTTTATTAATTATTAATTTCGGAAAAGAACGACAAAGAATTGAGAACGGTAAAACGAAACGTTGAAATAGCGCGTCTCGTTTTACTTCGAGTTTTCTTTTGAAAACTCGTGATATACGTGTGCGCCGCTCGAAACTTCGCGCTTACGCGCTTGTTGCGAGTCCCGCGCACGAATGCGACATCTTCGGAAGTTGACACTTCCTGCAATGCCGCATTTTTAGGAAGGACAAGATGGTACAAAGAGTAACTGTGAGAGTCGGAGACGCCGACTTGATTTTGGAAACGGGAAGAATCGGCAAACAGGCAAACGGCTGCGTATTCGCTCAGTGGGGCGGAGCGGCGGTCATTGCGACGGTGTGCGCATCGCACGATGCGGTTGAGGGTATGGATTACGTTCCGGTCACCGTCGATTACAACGAGAAATTTTACGCTGCGGGAAAGATACCCGGCGGCTTTGTAAAGCGGGAAGGGCGGCCGAAAGATAAAGAGATTCTCGTCTCGCGCCTTATCGACCGGCCGATGCGGCCGCTGTTCGAAATGGCGTTCGGACGCGAAATTCAAATCGTGCCGACCTGCGTTTCCGCCGACGGCGTTCATACGCAGGATATCATTGCGGTTATCGCGGCGAGCGCCGCGGTGACGATTTCGGACATTCCGTTTCACGGACCCGTTGCCGCCTGCCGCGTCGCATATTTGAACGGCGAATACGTCGTCAACCCGACGTTTGCGCAAATCGAAAAGGCCGATTTGGAAATCGTCGTCGCGGGTACAGCCGAAGGCTTTACGATGGTCGAAGGCGGCGCGAACGAAGCGTCGGAAGACGTGATGCTCGGCGCGCTCGAAAAAGCGCAGGGCTTTATCACGGAGATGTGCCGCCTGCAGGAAGAGCTGCAAAAATTGTGCGGTAAAGAAAAGCTCCCGCTCGCGCCTCTTTCGGTGACGCTTGAAAATGCGGAAGCGATCGAAGCCGAAGCGACGCCGCTCATGAAAGAAGCGTGTTTCCGCGACGGCAAAATGGAGCGGAGCGCCGCAGTCAAAGCGGTCAAAAATAAAATCGCCGAAAAATACGCCGAACAGCTTTCGGACGAAGTGCAGAAAAAGCTCTTCGGCGCGCTCATGGACGATATTCAATATAAGCTGCTGCGTAAAGCGATTCTCGACGAAGGCGTGCGCATAGACGGACGCAAGTGCGACGAAATCCGTCCGATCACGTGCGAAATCAACGTGCTGCCGCGTCCGCACGGTTCGGCACTCTTTACGCGCGGCGAAACGCAGTCGCTCGCGGTAACGACGCTCGGTACGACGCTCGACGAACAGGCGTACGACGATATCGACGGAAACAGAAGCGAACACTTTATCCTGCACTACAATTTCCCGCCGTATTCGGTCGGAGAAGTCGGCAGGCTTATGACCGGCCGCCGCGAAATCGGACACGGAAACCTCGCCCGCCGCTCGCTCGCGCCGATGGTGCCGGGCAGAGACGAATTCCCGTATACGATCCGCGTCGTTTCGGAAATCATGGAATCGAACGGCTCGTCATCACAAGCGTCTACTTGCGGCGGTTGTCTTTCTCTGCTTGCCGCCGGTGTGCCGATGAAAAAGATGGTCGCGGGCGTCGCGATGGGGCTCATCACCGATGGACCGAAATACGAAAAGTATAAAATCCTTTCCGATATCCTCGGCGAAGAAGATCACTTGGGCGATATGGATTTTAAAGTCGCGGGAACAAAAGACGGCATCACCGGTTTCCAGATGGACATAAAGATTGCGGGCGTTTCGACCGAAATCATGCGCGAAGCTCTCGCACAGGCAAAAGCCGGCCGCTTGCATATTTTGTCGATTATGGAAAAAACGATCGATAAGCCGCAGCCGATCAGCCGCTATGCGCCGAAGATTATTTCCATGAAAATCCCCGTCGATAAAATCGGTGCGCTCATCGGACCGGGCGGAAAAAATATCAAAGCGCTCTGTGCCGACTACGACGTTACGATCAATACCGACGACGACGGAACGGTTACGATTTACGGAAAGACGGGTACTGCCGCCGAAGAAGCGAAAAAAGCCGTCAAAGGCATCACCGAAGATCCGGAACCGGGAACGATCTACAACGGAACCGTCAAGCGCATTATGGACTTCGGCGCCTTCGTCGAAATTCTTCCGGGAAAAGAAGGGCTTTGCCATATTTCAAAGCTTTCGCATTCCCGCGTCGAAAAAGTTACCGATGTGCTGAAAGAAGGCCAGCAGATTCCCGTAAAGCTGCTCGAAGTCGATAAGATGGGACGGCTGAACCTTTCGTACATAGACGCGCTCGACGAACAGGCGAAATAACGAACGAGGAAAGAGTCGTGATAAAACCGGTCGCCGTTGCGTGTACCGCGCTTCCGGGCGCTCTTCTTCCCGAATACAAAACGGAAGGAGCTGCGGGCGCGGATATATCCGCGTTTCTCCCGTCTCCCGTAACGATAGAGCGCGGCGCCTTTGCGCTCATCCCGACGGGCTTATGCTTTGCAATTCCCGAAGGCTTTGAAGCGCAAGTGAGGCCGCGTTCGGGGCTTGCGGCGAAGTCCGGCGTTACGGTTTTAAATGCGCCCGGTACGATCGACAGCGACTACCGCGGCGAAGTGAAAGTCATCCTCGTCAATTTCGGAGAAAAACCCTTTGTCGTGCAAAACGGCGACCGCATCGCGCAAATCGTTATTGCATCCGTTACGCAGGCGAATTTCGTCAAAGCGGATTTTCTCGATAAAACCGTACGCGGGGAGGGCGGCTTCGGTTCTACCGGAGTGAACGTATGAAGCGCGGGGGCGCCGATTCGGGCGGCTCGTATTGCGCCGCACTTCGCAGGTATTTTTCCGCGTTTCGAAGGTATCTTTCCGTCTTGAAAAATCGTTTTACCGATTGTGCGCAATCCGTTCGGACAAAGCTTTTCGGCGCTTCTCTCCGCCCTCACGTTCTTACGCGCTATCTCGTGCGCGAGCTTTTGCTGTATTTTTCCGTCGCATTTTTATTTTTCTTTACGATTTTTTTCGTCAATCAGATTTTACTCATCGCGGAAAATATTTTAAGGCAGGGCGCTCCCGTGTGGGACGTCGTAAAGCTTATGACCTACAGTCTTCCGTTTATCGTCGCGCAGTCTTCCCCCTTTGCCACTCTCGTCGGCTTTCTCATGTGTTTGGGACGATTTATGAGCGACAACGAAATTATTATTTTCAGAGCGTCGGGCTTCAGCTACGCTCACATTTTGACTCCGGTGCTCGTCATGGGGCTCGCTATTTCGATCGCGTCCTTTTTCGTAAACGATTATCTTTTGCCGCTCGGCACGATCCGCTACAACCGTCTGCGCCGTATGATTTTGTCGTCGAACCCCGCCGTCGCCCTCGCCTCTCATTCGGTAAAGCGGCTCAACACGGCGACGCTCGTTACCGGAGATGTTTCCGACACGAAAGTTTCCGACCTCGTCATCATCGATACGGGAAGCGACGGAAAAATGCGAATCATCTCTGCCGGAGAGTCGGAACTGAAATCGGTGCGCAAAGAGGGTGTGCTCATGCAGCTTACGATGACCGATGCCCTCGCGCTTTTTTTTAACACGGGTTCGTTTTCCGATTACGACCGGCTTGCATCGGATACGGTGACGTTCAATCTTTTTGAAAGCGCTTTTTTCAGCGACGGCGGAAACACGAGTCCGCGCGAAATGACGTCTTACGATTTGGGAAGGGCGCTGCGCGATATGAAAAAAAACGCCGATACCGATAAACGCACGCTCAACAACTATACGCTCGAATACAATAAAAAATTTTCGCTGCCGTTCGGCTCTTTCTTTTTCGCGCTCCTCGCGCTGCCGCTTGCGTTTTTGTTCGGCAGACAAAACGGACAGACGATAGGCATGATCGTCGGAATCATCATCAGCTTTTTGTATTGGACGATGATGATACTCGGACAGTATGCGTCGAGCAGAAACGGCTTTAACGGATTTTGGAGCATGTGGATTCCGAATATCGTGACGGGCGCGGCGGGGGCGGCGTTTTATATCGCGCTGAAAAAGCGATGATGCTCGTAAAATATTTATTTAAACGGTTTTTACCCGTCTTTTTAGGCGCCGTATTTTTTTCGGCGATCGTTTTAAATCTCGTCGATCTTTTGATGAACTTGTGGCGCTATATTCAAAATCAAGTGCCGGCTTCCGTCGTGTTTAAAATTATGGCGCTCTACACGCCGAAAACGATTTGGTACGCCGTCCCCATGGGTATCCTCTTCGCTTCATCGTATACGCTGAGCGCCCTCTATGCGAATAACGAGCTTACGGCAATTTTTGCGTCGGGCGTCTCGCTTTTTCGTTTTACAGCTCCGCTTTTGCTTTTGTCGCTCGTTTTGAGTTTCGCCCTGTTTTTTCTCGACGACGCGCTCGCCGTCACTACCTATGCGCAAAAGCAAAAGCTGCAAAGCACCGTTTTAAATCAGGAAAAAACGCTCGATAACGATGTGATAGTCATCCTCGCCGAAGGGGGCAATCTCATCTATAAGGCCGCCGTCTACGACGATGCGCAAAAGCGGCTTTACGATCTGTATTGTATTTTTCGAGGCGACGATAAAAAACTTGAAGCCGTCATTCACGCCGATTCCGCGCTGTGGGATACGGATCGCTGGAGACTGCAAAACGCGGTGCAGTTTTCGCTTGCAGGCGGGACGGTTACGCGCAGTGTTCCCGACGACGCTTTTACTTCCCGCCTCACAGAGCCTTTTGAAACGTTTCGGAACAACGTCGTTTCGGTCGAAGAGGTTACGGTGCGCGAAGCGAAAGAATATATCGAACACTTGATGCGGACGGGGCTGCCGTTCGGAGAAGCGCTTTCGCTGTACTACAAAAAGTTCGCGTTTCCGTTTATCGTGTTTATCGTCGTCTTCCTTTCAATCGGCCTTTCCGGGCGATCGAGAAAAAACGTCATGCTCATAAGTCTCGCGCTTTCGATAGGAGCTGCGGTTTTGTTTTACGTGACGCAGATGATTACGATGCTCCTTGCAAAGTTCGGCTATATAACCGCCTTTTCCGGAGCGTGGTTTCCGGTTATCCTGTTTATCATAGCGAGCGCTCTCCTTTTGCGCTTTACGAGGACATAAAAGTGAATATTTTTGAAGTGCACCATACGAGTTCCGACGGCTCGGCGCGGACGGGGCTGTTGACGCTGCCGCACGGCACTGTCCGAACTCCCGTCTTTATGCCGGTCGGAACGAATGCGACGGTCAAAGCCGTGTCGAAAGAATCGCTCGAAGAGATCGGCTTTGAAATCATCCTCGCCAATACCTACCACCTCTTTTTGCGCCCCGGTCCCGATTTGATAAAAGAAGCTGGCGGGCTGCACGGCTTTTCGAAGTGGCAAAAAAATTTTCTCACCGATTCGGGCGGTTTCCAAGTGTTTTCGCTCGCAAAGCTTCGGAAGATCGGCGCTGAAGGCGTTTCGTTCCAAAGTCACATCGACGGTTCGCGGCACTTTTTTACTCCCGAAAACGTCGTTGAAACGCAGGCGAAATTCAACAGCGATATTCAAATGCAGCTCGACGTGTGCACGGGCTGGAATGAAGGCAGAAAAGAAGCCGAGCGCGCTCTGGTGATTACGACGGATTGGGCGAAGCGGGCGCTTTCGGAGTGGAAGCGGGAGACCGAGCGCGGCTATCGCGGTTTTCTCTTTCCGATCGTTCAGGGTAATTTTTTTGAAGATCTCCGCAAAGAAAGCGCTCTCTTCGTTTCGTCTCTCGATACGGCGGGCATCGCGATCGGCGGTCTTTCCGTCGGAGAACCCGCTGAAGAGTTCGTGCGCTTTTTGCAGTATACGGTGCAATACTTACCCGAAGCGAAACCGAAATACGTTATGGGAATCGGTACGCCCGAATACATACTCGAAGCGGTCGCCTCCGGCATCGATATGTTCGACTGCGTGCTTCCGACGCGCAACGCGCGCAACGGTTCGTACTTTACGCACGACGGTATGCTGTCGATAAAACAGGAACGCTTTGCGCACGATTTTTCTCCGATAGATGCCGAGTGCACGTGCAAAGTGTGCCGCACCTATTCCCGCGCCTATCTCCGTCACCTCTTCAAAGAGCAGGAAATACTCAGCGCGATGCTTTCATCGTATCACAATCTCTATTTTCTTCACGCGATGATGGGTGAAATCCGTAACGCAATCGAAGAGAACAGGTTTTTAGAGTATAAGCGCGATTTTCTTGCGCGATTCGGCGCCGGAACCATCCGATAGGTCGAATGGCGAGTTTGGAAAGTATCAGCTAATAGCGCTGTGTTTACGGCGAGAACTTCGTTCGCTGCGCTCACTACCGAGTTTGCTCTGCAAACTCGCCGTGTATGCCGCGGTCGAGCTTTTAGGGTGGGCTTTCATGAGTCTAACGCTCGAAACGGCACGCAGCCGGAACCTCGCCGTAAACATAATTTTATTTATTTTCCAAACTCGCCATTCCGTTGGTGAACGAAACGGATGGAAAAGGGGCTGTCTCAAAAGTCGGTTACTTTTTCGACAGCCCGTCGAGTTTAAAATTAAGTCTTTATATTGCAAGGACTTAATTTTAAACATCGCATATAAAATCAAGGGGCTGTCCAAAAACTGAAGTTTTTGGACAGCCCCTTGAACCAAATAATATGATCGACGGATCGAGGATTGTCTATGAAGATACACTATGCCACAGTTGCTCTGACTTTTTTTGTACTGCAGCCCTTTTGCCGTGTTCCCGCCGGCAAAAGCGCTTCGGTTTTTGCCCAAAGCGCTTCGTCCGCTTCTGCGCAAAACGCGTCGGCGCAAAGCGCGGCACCGGTCGGAACTTCGATCGGAGGGGTTTCTCAAATCAAAAAAGCCGTCACGATACCTCAAGCGAAGCGCCCTGCAGCTCCCGATAAAGAAAAGAGCGAAAAAGCCGCTCTTTCCGATAAAAGCCCAGACACCGTAAAAGAATATCGCGATACGTTCCGCTACGGCGTGTCGCCCGAAATCACGTCGCTTTTGCAAAAGTGCATCGACAACGACGATCCCCGCTTTTCGGACGACGCGTACGATTTATTTCATACGACGCGCTCTTCGCAAGTGCGTGAAAAAATTCTCGAATATTTTACGCATCTGAAAGATCCGTGTTTGGAAGATTATGCCGTCGGCGTTTTGGACGATCCCTACGATACGAAAAACACTACGGTCGAAGCGGTGTTCCGCTACGTTTCCGCGGTAAAGTGCAAAGAAGCGCTTCCGGCAGTTCTCGCCCTTTTGGATACGGACAGCGACGCGTATTTTCAAGCCGCGCTTACGACGATCGGAGAGATCGGCGGGCCGGAAGAAGCGCAGTACCTTGCAGGCTATATCGACCGCGATGATTTGACCGTGCCTCAAAAACAAGCGCTCGCTCGCGTGCTCGGAAAACTGCATGCAACTGAAACGTGGGCGAAGCTCGTTTCGATTGCGCAAAATGAAGACGAAAACGCTTTTGTGCGTATGTACGCGGCGGAAGCGATCGGCGCGATGCAAAAGAGCGAATCGATTCCTATCCTTGCCGAACTCTACGAATCATCCGACCCGAATTTCCGCCAGTACGTCATCAAAGGCTTGTCGTACTATCCCGAAAGCGGAGAGGCAAAAGAAGTCATCATGCAGGGCATCCGCGACGAACACTATAAAGTGAGACTCGAAGCGATAGCCGCGGTAAAAAAACTCAAACTTACCGAAGCGTCTCCGTACCTCGTCTACCGTGCAAAAAACGATAAAGAAAAAGTCGTCAAAACCGCGTGCTACGATGCGCTCGCTTCCCTCGGCACAAAAGACGGAAACGGCTGCCTCATAGAGATCGTCTCCGATCCGAAGTCCGGCGATACTGCAAAGGCGGACGCGGCGAAAGCGCTCGTTTCTCAAGGCTCGGTCGGTGAAAAAGAGATACTCGCCCTCGCCGGAGCAACGCTCAAAGACGATAAGCGAAAGCAGCTCCGCTACGCGCTCGGAAAACTGTTCGCAAAGTACGCGAGAGCGGGCTATGCGGATATCTGCCGCGATTTTTTGCTTTCAAAAGATGCGGCGACGGTGAGCCTCGGTCTCGATATGTATGCGAAAGCGAAATACGCTTCGGCCGCCGCCGTCGTCTCCTCTCTTGCGAACGATAAAAAATCGGGAGCGAACGGAGAACGTGCTCGGAAGATTCTCGGCATGAGCGAACAGTAGGGGCGGCCGGCGTGCGCGTGCTACAGGGGCAAGCGATTGACTTGAACTTGATTGTTGCTGGGGTAATTGGCCTCATCGATGAGGCGATAGTAAGAGCGGCTTTCCGATGTTACGATTCGGTATTGCCGATTATGTGTACAGGTATGCAAGGGCTGTCCAAAAACTTCAGCCTTTGGACAGTTTCCCTTTTTTGATAAGCTCCGTTATTTTTTTGCTGTAGTTTTCGGACAGCTTTTTTACTATGCGATATTATTTTTTGCTGTATTTTTCGGCGTAACGTCTTACTTCGTCAAGTCGTTTGTATCCTACCTGCGGAGGAATAGTGCAATCGGCTCCGATAATGACGCCGACGGTTCCGACATCCGCTATGAGCTGCTTTACGCGATTTTCGATTTCGGTATCGGGGCCGATATCGAGCAGCGTGCCTTTGCTGTTGGGAAAGCCGCCTAAAACGCAAGCGCCGCCGAAATATTTTTTCCCTTCCGAAAGCGACATTTTTTCCGCGTGTATCGACCAGTTGTATACTTTGGCTTTGTAGTCGGTATAGAATGATAAATTGTTTGTCGTACTTCCGTAACCGCATATATGCAAAATATTGTTATCCCATAACGTATTTATTTTATGTAAAACTTGGAGATCCGATTTTTCCACGTAATGCTTGTGGAAGTTTATATCGACTTGCTTTGCCTGTACGCTTTGCACGCTGTAATAGATACCGTCGACGGCGGTATTCCGTTTGATTTTATCGGCGAGAACTTCGAGGTCTTTCGCGATTTCCAAAGAAGCTGCGAGCATCGCATCGGGGTCTTCGATAAACAACTCGGCAAATAATTCGGGGCGCTTTTTGTAGCACTCGGTATATAAGCGGATATAATTGAGCGGGGCGAAGATATTGTAAAAGGCTGCGATTTCTCCGTTGAAATGTTTGAGAATTTCGTTGAGCATATCGACTTGCTTATCGTACCACGGAGAAGACATACCTATCGATTTGATTTTTTTTATGTCGTCGATAGTGTTGATATCGTTTTCCATGATCGACGGATGCCCGAAAAAACCGTCGGACATAACCTT
This Treponema socranskii subsp. buccale DNA region includes the following protein-coding sequences:
- a CDS encoding FAD synthetase family protein, whose product is MIRFTWEEIESIVAGKTALPDVFARGTALTVGNFDGPHIGHDSLFALVRAEAKKDDLTPGVVAFKQSLGAFKSEGFYEGDLSTLAQRLSVIEARGMAFAIVIDFSDKFGKMDGHSFLSMLVRGCGMKFIAEGWDFRCGYRGAYGMKEIRAFSRKSGIVSEFPEPTLYEGERVSSSLIRMRVFKGDIRSAEAMLGRKYALDCSTSVWKRDGGALTAERSAFVQVLPEHGTYGVRVITDGCVSEARFTAKSHILCLENLQKDVRHIKAVEFIRTIKE
- a CDS encoding branched-chain amino acid aminotransferase; amino-acid sequence: MATIKAVKKPAKAGMKKATAAKTVKRAANKTAKAQAKTALKKTFEKKTAKKSAAVKKSVKKPAAKTAAKKSIKKIDWANLPFGYMKTDKRFVAEFKNGKWNAGKLVSDDTVSLSECAGVLQYAQTCFEGLKAYTTEDGRIVTFRPNLNGERMERSCERLEMPVFPKERFVEAVLAVVKANKSYVPPYGSGATLYIRPYMFGANPVIGVKPADEYQFRIFVTPVGPYFKGGVKSIAVRISDSDRAAPRGTGDIKAGINYAMSLHNIVDAHKNGFAENIYLDPATHTFIEETGGANVLFITHDGKIVTPKSDTILPSITRRSLVYIAENILHVPVEERKIDKRELASFAECGLCGTAAVISPVCGIYDHGRDIRFSACENGMGPVLQKLYDTLTGIQMGHIPAPKGWIYEVK
- the dut gene encoding dUTP diphosphatase; translated protein: MIKPVAVACTALPGALLPEYKTEGAAGADISAFLPSPVTIERGAFALIPTGLCFAIPEGFEAQVRPRSGLAAKSGVTVLNAPGTIDSDYRGEVKVILVNFGEKPFVVQNGDRIAQIVIASVTQANFVKADFLDKTVRGEGGFGSTGVNV
- a CDS encoding SPOR domain-containing protein, producing the protein MSKKINLFFLLISCLLFTSFSPSLDGRAVVADPGVLPEGYFAKTVGYLPGDSIIVSNFAAGKTLDILVVGSLDQSEGVAILLSPEAAAELGIVKDSNVIVKITKRSGELDEAVSGTAVIAQGETLLSAEENTESAAADSGVKGTDSAESEDKSGEETPPVSGDETLISESADDAAPAEADVQNDESEVDKAGSDDAEAISDERVTDEPVVTEAEGEEGERIAEKTDAQEEASDEGEAVPETIGATEEEALPDEKVIAEDVPEDVREKSEAAAEDIPAESEAISDERVTDEPVVTEAESDEMPAEAEERVSSESVPSAESVPSAESVPSAESVPSAESVPSAEAADEKIADVPPEEERDIAGDTLPESDKAPEDEKGGAEELIAEPVESAPPADDNSYKAIVLTDADDSESKTESAAEASAETRTTESLQAESVSESDVSTAQSTVSPSRDLGSAASIAREYGVRTAENLSSLDKGTYYVQIAAFSAPSNIRETLGKYGRDYPVTLVPLASGGATQVMIGPLSVDEYAVVLERFKLYGYKDAFVRKIR
- the rpsO gene encoding 30S ribosomal protein S15, whose amino-acid sequence is MALSKEAASAVIAKYGANEHDTGNTKVQVALLTERIQQLTEHERAFPKDKSAKRALLKIVGARRKLLKYFERTNLEAYRSLIKELGIRK
- the pnp gene encoding polyribonucleotide nucleotidyltransferase; translated protein: MVQRVTVRVGDADLILETGRIGKQANGCVFAQWGGAAVIATVCASHDAVEGMDYVPVTVDYNEKFYAAGKIPGGFVKREGRPKDKEILVSRLIDRPMRPLFEMAFGREIQIVPTCVSADGVHTQDIIAVIAASAAVTISDIPFHGPVAACRVAYLNGEYVVNPTFAQIEKADLEIVVAGTAEGFTMVEGGANEASEDVMLGALEKAQGFITEMCRLQEELQKLCGKEKLPLAPLSVTLENAEAIEAEATPLMKEACFRDGKMERSAAVKAVKNKIAEKYAEQLSDEVQKKLFGALMDDIQYKLLRKAILDEGVRIDGRKCDEIRPITCEINVLPRPHGSALFTRGETQSLAVTTLGTTLDEQAYDDIDGNRSEHFILHYNFPPYSVGEVGRLMTGRREIGHGNLARRSLAPMVPGRDEFPYTIRVVSEIMESNGSSSQASTCGGCLSLLAAGVPMKKMVAGVAMGLITDGPKYEKYKILSDILGEEDHLGDMDFKVAGTKDGITGFQMDIKIAGVSTEIMREALAQAKAGRLHILSIMEKTIDKPQPISRYAPKIISMKIPVDKIGALIGPGGKNIKALCADYDVTINTDDDGTVTIYGKTGTAAEEAKKAVKGITEDPEPGTIYNGTVKRIMDFGAFVEILPGKEGLCHISKLSHSRVEKVTDVLKEGQQIPVKLLEVDKMGRLNLSYIDALDEQAK